Proteins encoded together in one Labilibaculum sp. DW002 window:
- the bcp gene encoding thioredoxin-dependent thiol peroxidase, producing MIELKEGDKAPEFSGVNQDGKTLKLSDFKGKRLILYFYPKDNTPGCTAESCNLNENYDELTKHGFEVVGVSPDEIGKHQKFIAKYNLAFNLIADTEKEILEAYGAWGLKKLYGREYMGVIRTTFVISEDGIIEKIFKKVKTKDHTNQILTELNIQF from the coding sequence ATGATAGAACTTAAAGAAGGTGATAAAGCACCAGAATTTTCTGGAGTGAATCAGGATGGTAAAACTTTGAAATTGTCTGATTTTAAGGGAAAACGACTGATTCTTTATTTTTACCCCAAAGATAATACGCCTGGATGTACAGCCGAGTCGTGTAATTTGAATGAAAATTACGACGAGCTAACCAAACATGGTTTTGAGGTTGTAGGTGTGAGTCCGGATGAGATTGGCAAACATCAGAAATTTATAGCTAAATATAACTTGGCTTTTAATTTGATTGCGGATACCGAAAAGGAAATTCTGGAAGCTTATGGAGCTTGGGGATTGAAAAAACTTTATGGCAGGGAATATATGGGTGTAATTAGAACTACTTTCGTGATTTCGGAAGATGGAATAATCGAAAAAATCTTTAAAAAGGTAAAAACAAAAGACCATACCAATCAGATTTTGACAGAACTGAATATTCAATTTTAA
- a CDS encoding ATP-dependent Clp protease adaptor ClpS, producing the protein MLECKDTEIDKKEEDAINDLLNRNTLLLINDDFHTFDFVVEALVDVCRHDPNQAEQCAYITHYKGKCDVKKGKMSTIKPMRDLLAEKGLKVKIV; encoded by the coding sequence ATGTTAGAGTGTAAGGATACAGAAATAGACAAAAAGGAAGAAGATGCGATAAATGATCTTCTTAATCGGAATACATTATTATTGATTAATGATGATTTTCACACCTTTGATTTTGTCGTAGAAGCATTAGTTGATGTGTGTAGGCATGATCCTAATCAGGCTGAGCAGTGCGCTTACATCACGCATTACAAAGGCAAATGCGATGTGAAGAAGGGAAAGATGAGTACGATTAAGCCAATGCGAGACCTATTGGCTGAAAAAGGATTAAAAGTTAAAATTGTATAG
- a CDS encoding NfeD family protein — protein MTIFIIVLLIVLGIGLLLLEFLVIPGVTVAALGGVLMIGGGIYLSYDHYGSSIGHMTVLGTLIFCGISLAVALKSKTWQKIMLKAEVDSKVEKLESEDITVGDQGICVSRLAPMGKIKLNKKIVEAKSTGVYIDEKTNVEVVDVIDKIVIVKPIK, from the coding sequence ATGACCATTTTTATTATTGTTCTTCTTATTGTTTTAGGAATTGGTTTGTTGCTGCTGGAATTTTTGGTAATTCCTGGTGTAACTGTTGCAGCTTTAGGAGGTGTATTGATGATTGGTGGCGGAATTTATCTTTCATATGATCATTATGGTAGCTCCATTGGACATATGACGGTTTTAGGAACCTTAATTTTTTGTGGTATCTCATTAGCTGTGGCTTTAAAGTCTAAAACATGGCAAAAAATAATGCTAAAAGCAGAAGTAGATTCTAAAGTTGAAAAGTTAGAGTCAGAAGATATAACTGTTGGGGATCAAGGCATATGTGTATCTCGTTTAGCTCCAATGGGAAAAATTAAATTAAATAAGAAAATTGTTGAAGCAAAATCTACTGGTGTTTATATTGATGAAAAAACAAATGTAGAGGTTGTTGACGTTATTGATAAGATTGTAATTGTAAAACCTATAAAATAA
- the floA gene encoding flotillin-like protein FloA (flotillin-like protein involved in membrane lipid rafts), with protein sequence MEIGALIFLIVAIGVGIYILFFFIPVALWFSALLSGVRISLIQLVFMRWRRVPPNVIVRAMIEAHKAGLHLTRDDLEAHYLAGGHVEQVTHALVSASKANIDLPFKMATAIDLAGRDVYEAVQMSVIPKVINTPPVTAVSKDGIQLIAKARVTLRANIRQLVGGAGEETVLARVGEGIVSSIGSSESHKTVLENPDFISRVVLEKGLDAGTAFEILSIDIADIDIGKNIGAVLQTDQADADLKIAQAKAEERRAMAVATEQENKALAQAMRAKVIEAEAEVPMAMAEAFRSGHLGVMDYYRMKNIEADTSMRENIAKPSDKGKKK encoded by the coding sequence ATGGAAATTGGAGCATTAATATTTTTAATCGTTGCGATAGGGGTAGGTATCTACATCCTTTTCTTTTTTATTCCGGTTGCATTATGGTTCTCAGCTCTTTTGTCAGGAGTTAGAATTTCATTGATTCAACTTGTATTTATGCGTTGGCGTCGTGTGCCACCTAATGTTATTGTACGTGCTATGATTGAAGCTCACAAGGCTGGTCTACATCTTACACGTGACGACCTTGAGGCACATTATTTGGCAGGAGGTCATGTAGAGCAAGTAACTCATGCTTTGGTATCTGCATCAAAAGCGAATATTGATTTGCCATTTAAAATGGCTACAGCTATCGATCTTGCAGGACGTGATGTATACGAAGCTGTACAAATGAGTGTAATTCCTAAAGTTATTAATACGCCTCCAGTAACTGCAGTATCTAAAGATGGTATTCAGTTGATTGCAAAGGCTAGAGTAACACTTCGTGCAAATATACGCCAGTTGGTTGGTGGAGCAGGTGAAGAAACTGTTTTAGCTCGTGTGGGTGAAGGAATCGTATCATCTATTGGTTCTTCAGAGTCGCACAAAACAGTACTTGAAAATCCAGATTTTATTTCTCGTGTAGTTCTTGAAAAAGGATTGGATGCTGGAACTGCTTTCGAAATCTTATCAATTGATATTGCAGATATTGATATAGGAAAAAATATTGGTGCAGTACTTCAAACTGACCAAGCTGATGCAGATTTAAAAATTGCACAAGCTAAGGCTGAGGAACGTCGTGCAATGGCTGTTGCAACTGAACAGGAGAATAAAGCTCTTGCACAAGCGATGCGCGCTAAAGTTATCGAAGCTGAGGCTGAAGTGCCAATGGCTATGGCGGAAGCTTTCCGTAGTGGTCATTTAGGCGTGATGGATTATTATCGCATGAAAAATATTGAAGCGGATACTTCTATGCGCGAAAATATTGCCAAACCTTCCGATAAAGGGAAAAAGAAATAA
- a CDS encoding L-serine ammonia-lyase yields the protein MESIKEIYRIGCGPSSSHTMGPRKAAEQFLARNQNAGKFEVTLFGSLAATGKGHLTGVAIESVFEGRDLELIWKPEEFLKKHPNAMRLKSFDAEGTLLEEWTVYSVGGGAIIDDNTELASNVIYDLTTMDQILAWCKSNEKQLWEYVELREGKEIWAFLDEVWSAMKKAIKTGMNNEGELPGGLRLPRKSHLYHLKAKTYSGPMRKRSMLYAYALAVSEENAAGGVIVTAPTCGACGVLPAILYYHKKFYKFGKKDILKALATAGLIGNLVKTNASISGAEVGCQGEVGTACAMASGAATQLHGGTVYQVEYSAEMGLEHHLGLTCDPVLGLVQIPCIERNVFAAARALNHNTFALLSDGRHRISFDQVTETMMKTGLDLSYSYKETSLGGLASLKGFTYR from the coding sequence ATGGAATCAATAAAAGAAATATATCGTATTGGCTGTGGTCCCTCTAGCAGTCATACAATGGGACCTAGAAAGGCAGCTGAGCAGTTTTTGGCACGGAACCAAAATGCAGGTAAATTTGAGGTTACCCTTTTTGGCAGTTTAGCTGCTACAGGAAAAGGGCACTTAACCGGTGTTGCTATCGAAAGTGTATTTGAAGGAAGAGATTTAGAGCTGATCTGGAAGCCTGAAGAGTTTTTGAAAAAGCATCCAAATGCAATGAGGTTAAAATCATTTGATGCAGAAGGAACTCTACTGGAAGAATGGACTGTTTATAGCGTTGGTGGTGGTGCTATTATTGATGACAATACTGAATTGGCATCAAATGTAATTTATGATCTAACAACAATGGATCAGATATTAGCATGGTGTAAAAGCAATGAAAAGCAACTGTGGGAATATGTTGAGTTAAGAGAAGGTAAAGAAATTTGGGCTTTTTTAGATGAGGTTTGGTCGGCAATGAAAAAGGCGATAAAAACGGGAATGAATAATGAAGGAGAATTGCCTGGTGGTTTGAGATTGCCTAGGAAATCTCACTTGTATCATTTAAAAGCGAAAACGTATAGTGGTCCAATGAGGAAGCGGTCTATGCTCTATGCATATGCATTGGCAGTTTCAGAGGAAAATGCTGCTGGCGGGGTAATTGTTACTGCTCCAACCTGTGGTGCTTGCGGTGTTCTTCCCGCTATTTTATATTATCACAAAAAGTTTTATAAGTTTGGTAAGAAAGATATTTTAAAAGCACTAGCTACAGCTGGTTTAATTGGAAATTTAGTGAAAACCAATGCTTCTATTTCTGGAGCTGAAGTAGGTTGTCAAGGAGAGGTTGGTACAGCTTGTGCAATGGCATCTGGGGCAGCAACACAATTACATGGAGGAACAGTATATCAAGTTGAGTATTCTGCGGAAATGGGCTTAGAGCATCATTTAGGATTGACATGTGATCCTGTGTTAGGTTTAGTGCAAATTCCTTGCATAGAGCGGAATGTATTTGCTGCAGCAAGAGCCTTAAATCACAATACGTTTGCCTTATTGTCAGATGGTCGTCATAGGATTAGTTTCGATCAGGTAACCGAAACCATGATGAAAACAGGCTTGGATTTATCTTACTCTTATAAAGAGACCTCATTAGGAGGTTTAGCCTCATTAAAAGGATTTACGTATCGATAA